The following nucleotide sequence is from Acidobacteriota bacterium.
AGCAGTGCGGAAACGCTGTGTGGCGAGTTCAAATTGCGATTCATACGATCCTCCGTAAGTTTGAAGTTGTTGTGTCAACGAGCGGCCATTTCCGCCCTCACTCTGCTAAGCGGGAATGGCTGGCTAAACTGCCAACGCGCTCGGAAAAAAATTCATCCTGTAAAAAATTCGGTAATGACCGTAGGGGCAGACCTGCGTGTCTGCCCCGGTCGCGTTAGACGGAATCGAAAGCTACAGATGCCACCGGGGCAGACACGCAGGTCTGCCCCTACGCTGTCACCGGAAAATTTACAGAAAGAAAAATTTGCCGGCCCCGGCAATTGTGCTAGCGTGCGCGGCTGAACCTGTCTGATGGAGGGCGAGATGATGTCAGGCTCGACCGAAGAGATTACCCGATTATTACTGGCCTGGAGCGACGGCGACCAAGAGGCGCTCGCCAAGCTGACGCCGCTGGTGCAGCAGGAATTGCGCCGCTTGGCCGAACGCTACATGCGGCGCGAACGCGAGGGGCATACCTTGCAAACGACGGCGCTGGTCAACGAGGCGTATGTGCGTTTGATTGACGCGCAGCAGGTGCGCTGGCAAAACCGCGCGCATTTCTTTGCCGTCTCGGCGCAGGTGATGCGGCACATCCTGGTGGATTTCGCGCGCGCGCGCGGCTACCACAAACGCGGCGGCGCGTTGCCGCACGTCGCACTCGATGAAGCGCTGGATGTCACCGCCGACCGGGGCGCGGAATTGGTGGCGCTCGACGATGCGCTGACGACCTTGGCTGCTTTGGATCCACGCCAATGTCATGTGGTGGAGCTACGATATTTCGGCGGGTTGAGTTATGAAGAGATTGCCGAAGTCCTCAAAGTCTCCGTCGGCACGGTGCGGCGTGATTGGAGTCTGGCGCGTGCCTGGCTCTTTCGTGAACTGAGCAAAACGCCGCTCGCCGCTGAACCAGAAGCAAGCTAAATGGAAGTCTGTGCGTAAATCAAAAAACAGATACAACCTGGGTGCGCACCGCTGCCAGCGTGCAGACTAGGCGGCAGGCGGAATCATGCCGGAGGGGTTTCCTTTCAGTATCAAGCTGTCTGCCGCCGAGTCTGCACGCTGGCAGCGGTGCGTACCCAGGTAAAGCTGCTTGTTTTATTCAGATGACACCCGCTCGTTACCAGCAAATTGGCGCGTTGTATCACGCCGCGCAGGCGCAGCCGCCGCAAGCGCGCGCGGCCTTCCTCCTTGAAGCTTGCGCGGATGATGACGAGTTGCGCCGAGAGGTCGAATCGCTTTTGGCCGCCGATGCCGCCGCCGGTGATTTTATAGATGAACCTGCCTTGGCCGCCGCCGCTGAATTGCTCGCCGCGACCGCCAGCCCGGCGCTAGTTGCAACCGATGCCACGTTGCGCCGCACGCCGCCGCAAGCAAACCTGCCCACCGCTTCCGCCATTACACAACTCGATACCGCTCCGGGCTGGTTCGTGCAAATGCGCCGCCAGCCGCGCTTCCGCTGGTTCGTGCTGTGTTATGGCGTGTTCGTGTTGGGTTGTTACTTCCTGAGCGTGGGGCTGGTCGTGCGCTACGGCGACCTGGTCAAAGATTTCGGTTGGGAATACGCAGCGCGGGGCGAGCGTTGGTACGTGAGCGCGGTTGATCCGCAGGGAGTTGCCGCGGGCCGTTTGCAAGCCGGTGATGAAATACTCGCCATCAATGAAGACCGCTGGATCATTCGTCTCGGCGAAGACCTCAACTTACATTTGAACCGTGATTTGCTTGCGCCTGACCGTCCTTATTCGTTGCGCGTGGCGCGTCGGACTGTGACGACAAAGGTTGAACTGCCGCTGCCGCTGCGGCGTGACTGGCGTGTGCGGGCGCGCCTCGTCGTGGCGTTGCTGACCAGCGTGCCGTTTTGGTTGCTGGCGTTGCTGGTGGGCTGGCTGAAACCGGCGCAGCGGCTTACGCAGCTGGCCTGTCTGGCTTCGTTCAGCGCGGCGTATGACCTGGCTGCGACCGCGTTCTTTCCCGTGGCGGCTTTCCTGCCGGAGCCAGTGCATGCCTTTCAAGAGATGTTCAGTCTAGATGTGCTGAGCTTTGCGGTGACCTATCACTTCTTCTCACTCTTTCCGGCGGGCGCGCCGCCCCAGCGGGGCTGGCTGTGGTTGCGGCGGGTGTTGTATGTCTGGGGCGCGTTGCAATTCATTCCGCGCGTTTTCATGCGCCATTGGGTGGCTGCCGGTGAGCACGTCTTTCGGCAACAGTTCGCCGCGCATGCCGCCGCCTATGCCGCTTACATCCGCTTCGACGGCGCGCTCTATGCGGCGCTGGCGGTTTGTATGATGTGCGGCGCGCTGGCCGTCGTCGCGCACCATTACCGCCGCATACAGGAAGCCGATCAGCGCCGCCGTCTGAAATGGCTGTTGTATGGATTGGGTTTTGGCCTGTTGCCCAGCACGCTCTTTTTTGCCGCCTTTGTGACGGCATCCAGCCTGGGCACTTATACGCCGTCAAACAGCAATTTTCTCTTGTTGCTGCAACTCAGCAACATCTCGCTGGTCTGCATCCCGCTGGCTTTCGGCTATGCGAATCTCAAACACCGGGTCTTTGAGATTCAGGTTGTCGTGCGGCGCGGTGTGCAATACCTGCTGGCGAAAAACGTCTTGCGCGGCCTGTTGTTTCTGCCGCTCGCCGTGCTAGTACTCCATCAAGCTGTAAGTGATGGATGCTGAGAGCGCATCCGGGATGTAGGGCGGGATTAAATCCCGCCCTACATCCCTCATTTTCAGCTTGATGGAGTACTAGGTTGGACGGTCCTCGTCAACCGGCATCTGACGATTGCGGAGTTGTTCTTCCGCCATTCAATCTATTTCTACGTGACCTTGCTGGCCGCGCTCAGCCTGCGGTTTCGGCGGCAGTTGGGCGAATGGATTGACCGCCGCTTTTTCCGCGAAGCTTATAACCAGGAACAAATCCTGCGCGCCTTGATCGAAGCGCTCAAACAACTCAATGACTTGCCCGCCATCGCGCGGCTGGTTAGTCGCGAGATCGAAGCCGCGTTGCATCCGGCACGGGTTTACGTTTTTTATCGTGAGGGTGAACAGCACGATTTGACGCTTGGTTATTCCTCTGGCGGAACGACAAGGCCATTGCGCATTCCCGGTCATTACGCGCTGGTGCGCTGGGCCGAAAACAGCGCGCACCCGCTCGATTCGCAAGCCTGGCAACAGCAAGGGCTGCCGCCGCACGAACAATCCTGGCTGGCGGAGTTGGGAGCGCACTTACTCGTGCCCATCACCTTTTCGTCCGGACGGCTAGCGGGTTTGCTGGTGCTGGGCGCCAAGAAATCCGAAGAGCCTTACGGGCTGAATGACCGCCGCTTGTTGCAAGCGCTGGCCGATCAAATCGCCGTCGTAGTGGAAAACATTCAACTGCGTCAGCGCGTCGTGCAGGCCGATCAGCGCGAACGCACCGTGCTGGCGCGGCTGGCGGGCGAGCGCGTCAATGTGCTGAAAGAATGTCCGAGTTGCGGCGCCTGTTATGACGGCGACGTGCAGCTTTGCGCGCAGGACGGCCAACCGTTGAAGGTCAGCTTGCCAGTCGAGCGGACGCTTGACGGCAAATACCGGCTGGAACAATTGCTGGGCAAAGGCGGCATGGGCGCGGTTTACCGGGCGACCGATTTGCGCTTGCAACGGCAGGTGGCGCTGAAAATCCTGACGGCGGGCGCTTTCGGCGAAGCGGCAGCCCTGCGTCGTTTCGAGCGCGAGGCGCGCGCCGTAGCGCAGTTGAATCACCCGCACATCGTCGCCGTTTACGATTACGGCAACGTCGGCGGCAGCGCTTATCTGGTGATGGAATGTTTGCGCGGCGTCACGTTGCGGGTGGAGCTGAAACGGCGCGGCAAGCTTGAACCGCAAACGGCGGCGCAATGGTTCGAGCAAATTCTGGCCGGTGTGCAGGCCGCGCACGCCGCCGGGATCGTGCACCGCGATCTCAAACCGGAAAACGTTTTGGCTCATGTGTAACCAGTTTGCATCGTTGCTGTCCGGCACATTCGTCGAATGAGCATCGCATTGATGCGTTTGGCGTTGTACATGGCTTCATAGGTCGCCACGTAGTCTTTGAGATAACGCTTGTGGACACCGCGAA
It contains:
- a CDS encoding protein kinase — encoded protein: MFFRHSIYFYVTLLAALSLRFRRQLGEWIDRRFFREAYNQEQILRALIEALKQLNDLPAIARLVSREIEAALHPARVYVFYREGEQHDLTLGYSSGGTTRPLRIPGHYALVRWAENSAHPLDSQAWQQQGLPPHEQSWLAELGAHLLVPITFSSGRLAGLLVLGAKKSEEPYGLNDRRLLQALADQIAVVVENIQLRQRVVQADQRERTVLARLAGERVNVLKECPSCGACYDGDVQLCAQDGQPLKVSLPVERTLDGKYRLEQLLGKGGMGAVYRATDLRLQRQVALKILTAGAFGEAAALRRFEREARAVAQLNHPHIVAVYDYGNVGGSAYLVMECLRGVTLRVELKRRGKLEPQTAAQWFEQILAGVQAAHAAGIVHRDLKPENVLAHV
- a CDS encoding sigma-70 family RNA polymerase sigma factor — translated: MSGSTEEITRLLLAWSDGDQEALAKLTPLVQQELRRLAERYMRREREGHTLQTTALVNEAYVRLIDAQQVRWQNRAHFFAVSAQVMRHILVDFARARGYHKRGGALPHVALDEALDVTADRGAELVALDDALTTLAALDPRQCHVVELRYFGGLSYEEIAEVLKVSVGTVRRDWSLARAWLFRELSKTPLAAEPEAS
- a CDS encoding PDZ domain-containing protein, whose amino-acid sequence is MTPARYQQIGALYHAAQAQPPQARAAFLLEACADDDELRREVESLLAADAAAGDFIDEPALAAAAELLAATASPALVATDATLRRTPPQANLPTASAITQLDTAPGWFVQMRRQPRFRWFVLCYGVFVLGCYFLSVGLVVRYGDLVKDFGWEYAARGERWYVSAVDPQGVAAGRLQAGDEILAINEDRWIIRLGEDLNLHLNRDLLAPDRPYSLRVARRTVTTKVELPLPLRRDWRVRARLVVALLTSVPFWLLALLVGWLKPAQRLTQLACLASFSAAYDLAATAFFPVAAFLPEPVHAFQEMFSLDVLSFAVTYHFFSLFPAGAPPQRGWLWLRRVLYVWGALQFIPRVFMRHWVAAGEHVFRQQFAAHAAAYAAYIRFDGALYAALAVCMMCGALAVVAHHYRRIQEADQRRRLKWLLYGLGFGLLPSTLFFAAFVTASSLGTYTPSNSNFLLLLQLSNISLVCIPLAFGYANLKHRVFEIQVVVRRGVQYLLAKNVLRGLLFLPLAVLVLHQAVSDGC